Genomic window (Candidatus Nitrosocosmicus franklandus):
ACTCTAAGAATAATGGAAGATTAACTTGAGGGAATACTGATGATAATAAATATAATAACAATAAAGTAAGGGCTCTATCACCACCGGTAATAGTAACGAAGACGCTGTGTAGAAGTTCCTCCAACCCTACTGATTTTGTCATTAATTCTAACCATTTAGAATAATTATCAGTATCAACACCAATAATCTGATCCCCTTTATTAATAGTATCTAAATGTGGTATCATAGAAATAAGAATTGATAAAAGAATCAACAATAATAAATGAAAAAATTTGATTCTTGGTTTCAGATCTTTTTCCTCTGTGATGGATTTATTCTGTATTGAAGCAGATTGTCTTACAAATTTTTTTCTTACGAATTGAGAAGTTATTACGATGAGGTAACTGAATGGGATTAAAATCAAACAAATCGGAGAGAAAATGGAAAGAATTATGAAAAAATAATACAGATAATTTAATAATGGTGTCGGCATTTCAGGAAAGGTTATATAAGCGACGATTACAATCCCACTAAGAATACCAATAGATATCCCTATTACAGAGATATAGTTTACAGAAAGCTTCCAATCGAAATTGATAAAGTTTCTTGTAAAAACCCGATCGAACAAAATTAGCAACATAATAGTTGGAAATGATATTGAAACAACAAATTTTCTAATTAGATCATTATTCGTATATAAGCTTAGTAAGAAAGAAATACCAATAGCGGCAATGACAAAATACTTTTTGTTATTCAAAATACCAAATTGACACCATAAAATAGTGCATAAAATTATGATTATAGAGTCATAGAGACTATTTAGGAAATATTTATCGATAAAGCCAACTATGTAAGTTATACGGTCTATAAAAGGATACACAGTCGGTTGAAAAAATGTAAATATGTTTAGCGTATAAAAGCAAATCAGAACTGAAAAAAAAGCACAGCTTGCAACAACACAACGCGATCTGTTAAATCCCAAATCTTGAATCAAGCTCGGCCTTTTAATCACTATTTTATTCTAGAATTATACTGGTTCATAAGTATTCATATTGAAGCATTTAACTTGATCGTTCTTATTCTCCATACTCATATTTTGACGAAGCTTACTATTCCATAGGTATACTAGTTTGTAGACTATCAATACGAGGCGCAGATAAAATTTGTTTGAATTCTTTGGATTATGTCATATTCACAATGATATCAATGTAGAGGGTTTAAAATACAAACACATTCTATTCTTAATCGAAGCTTTCTCCAATAAAGAGATATTTCTCTACTAGTTTTTCTCGTCATTGACAGAAAAATTCCCTCTTTGAATAAATTTTTCAATACCATAGGATTTTCTATGAGGGAATTGTGTTAAGAGCATATTTGTGAGAATGTCGCTTTTGAATTTATAGAAGATTCATAAAGTAATCACTATGGTAAACCACAACAGTCTGTATTTCTTTTGATTAAGGTTGACACGATTCCATTTAGCTTCACTACCTACTATTAAGAATAGTAAAACATAATAAATCTTAAGAATGAATTTTCTTACCTGCGCAAGTAATTCAATGAAATTCATCTAAAAAATTCTTCTGATTCGCGTTTGTAAACTACCGAATTATTGAATCGTGCAGTTTACCCACAAAAACACTATTGTTTCTAAGAAAAGAGTATATAAACTTTAATTTCTTCAAATGCATATGTCATACTTCATTGACGGTATGATTATATCTGTTTGTAGTTCTTTACATTACTATTGAAAGTATTAATAACAGGTGAAAATGGTTTTATAGGTAAGAGACTTAAACAGCATTTTCAAAGATTAGGAGTAGATATTTTTTCTAATTATAATGTTAATGATACTAATGTGAATATTAACAAACAAATTAACATTCTTGAAAAGGAAAAACTGGATCGCCTTCAAGGGAATATAGATGTCATAATTCATCTTGCATCAAAAACCTCTATTCCTCTCTCACTTGCTGATCCGTATGACACATATTATACAAATATCATCGGAACCCTAAATATTTTAGAGTTTGCCAGAAATAAAGATATTAACAACATTATTAATGTAAGTACATATGTATACGGAAGGCCATTGTATAATCCAATTGATGAGAATCATCCGGTAAACCCACATTCTCCTTATAATAAGAGTAAATTATTAGCTGAAGAACTTTGTAGTAATTATTCAAAGGACTATAAATTAAATATAGTAACATTAAGACCATTCTATATTTATGGTCCGCTTTCTAAACCACTTTCCTTTCTCCCTACTATTATTCACCAGATTAAGACAACTGGAAAGGCGATATTAAGTCAAAAGAATACAAAAAGAGATTTTTTATACATTGACGATTTTGTAAAGCTCATTTTGAGGATCATAAATGATTTTCCAAATGGTTACAATGTGTATAATGTTGGATCAGGAAAGAGCAACAGCTTAGAAGATGTCATAGAAATACTTGAAAAAAATATGCAAAGGAAAGTATCAATTGATTATGACGAATCTATCAGGCCCAACGATATTTTAGAAATGGTGGCCGATATTCGTAAGGTATCAAATAAATTTAGTTGGGAACCAGAAATCGACTTAGAAGAAGGATTAAAACGACTCTTGTCTAACTAGAGAGAGTCGCTAACCACTAGAGTATCTGCTGTTAACCTAATTTAACTTCCTTTACTTATTACTTTATAAGTTCCTTAATGAGAAATCATGTCACAACCGACGTGTTTAGATTCTTTGAATATCATAAGTCAAAATTCTAATATATTAGATAGATACCAAAGCCGCCAGCCTTTATATCTTTCGTAAATTCGTAGAGTATTAGAAATTCAAATTAAAACGGCTGAAAGTTGACTTTCTCATTGGATTTGCGAAATAGAAGATCATTAAGTTGTGAAAAAGTCTCTTGTATTTTTAATCAATTGAAAGAAAGTAACAATCAATAATACAACCATGTAGTAGAAAGTTGACATGTTGATATATGATTAACTAATTAAAGAGAAAATAAATGAAAGTTATACTGAAAATCGTTTACTATTGGTACATGCTTTGTTAGGTAGTTAGTGGAGAATTAATACGATTTTTGTATTACTAAACAAATAGATATAACTGTGTAGTCGATCTCAATACCCATATCTAGTGATAAAAGAATGAATTTTCAGATCATTTTCTAAAATGCAGGAAATGTAACTGGACTATTTTCAAATATACATCAAATCCAATAGATCTCAAATTATAATACAAAACGAATCAAGAGTCTATTTTAAGTATTACTCCACGATTTCTGGTATAGCATCTATCTCCATTGCCAAATTGGAGATTTATACTTGAATTCCTCATACACCTCGGATAAATATTAAACTTATATCCCACCGATAGTAAATAATCTATAAATTTTTCAAATATGGAAAAAAATAAATGTGTTGGAACAAATGTGCTTAATAATTCCTAAGTGAACTATTAAGAGAAAAAGGCATATGCAGAGTTAAATGGAATATCATAAGACAAATAGCAAGAGCAAGTTGAAGGCTCATTTGACGAAACCTTGGCTCCTACATTCATTATCTACAAAACCTCCTTTCTCAAGTATGGCTGTAACAATATACTAAATCAGAGGAACTAGAATACGGAAGGACATTTATATTGGCGACAACGTCCACATAGATCTGCTGCGTATTGATTTAATAACAATAGACGATAATGTACTAATTGGAATGAAGACAATGATTTTTGCTCACCGATCTCATTGATCTCCATTTCTTGAAAGCATTTATTTAAGAACTACGTTACCTGTGGTAATAAATAAAGGGATTTGGATTGCTCTGGGGTGTATTATTCTCATTGGTGTGACTATTGGAGAGTATAGCATAGTAGGAGCAGAATCGGTTGTCCTTAAAGACGTTTAACAATATAATGTCATTGCAGGTAATCCGGCCAAATTTATAAAAAGTAAATCGAATCCAAACCAACAAGCAAATTTGGTTATTGAATTGTAGTCAAATGGGACTCATAATTATTATTACCTAATCGATCTAATTTAACTTCTTATATAGTTTGACTTAAAATTCTTTAGCATTTAACTTGCTTCCTACATAAGACCACATAATAGAGAGTCAGGTTACTAAGCAGAATCTATTATTTGACTAAGGCAGAGAATTTCTGATGCTTAATTAAGGCATGGGATTTCATGTATCTCGATAAACCCATACACTTTACATCAGGCAATTACCATAATATCATTTTTGTGACCAATTTGTTCCTTGAATCTTGTATAATTTATGTTCAGTAGTCTAAGTGATAGTCTAGACTTTATTCAAATTGACAAATTTACTCCCAAATTAATTGTTAAATGAAACCTTCGACAATTCGGATTTGTAGAAAAAATCTTTGAGCTAATATCAGGATTAGATCATCCATCATTTCTTTTGTAATCAAGTAGCATCAATTATAATCTGTAAATGATATTTTTGAATAACATAAAACAATATTTCGATATTTTTTATGAATGAGCATTTTACGCTCAAATCCCCAACGTTTGTATTTGAGCCTGTGAACATGATACCGATTTTTCTCCTTACTGCTTATTTCCTCAAGTTGTCTCACTTGATTCTGAAATAAGTAGCTAATTTCGAGTATTATTCTAGTATCATGTATTATAAACAGCCTAATCGGGACCAAGAAATCTTTTGAATTTTTATTTCCTGTGGTATGTGTTTTGAGAGAATGCTATCATGTTGCAAGTATTTTACTTTCGATAACTCCGTGGGTCATGAAAGATCTGTAAATCCCAATATCAACGCATGGTTGATAATAAACCCAGCTTTTATATCAAATATGAATACTAACTTTAAAGTTTTACATGTTACTCCATTATATATGCCGAAAATCGGAGGTGTATCTATTTACGTTAGCAATCTTGCAACTCAACTGAAAGATTTGAATTATGATATAACTATTATTGCACCCAAGCACATTCGAAAGGAAATTGTTCCTACAGATCCACCAAACATTATCAGGGTTCCTTCAATCTATTTTCCAGATTGGCCATTACCGCTCAAAAGTGCCAGTATACCACTAGACGGAGGGAAAAAAATTAGTAAAATAATTCAAAGAGGATGTTTTGATTTGATCCATATTCATGGCCATGTCTTTCCAATTTCGTTAATGGCAATAGATTTAGCTTACAAGTATAAGATACCTTGTATTTTGTCAATCCTTGGAACATTCGGTCTAAATCCTCATAGTCTTGGTGGAAAATTAGGTTTGGAAAAAACTTTTAACAAACTATTTTTTTCCAGGGCCTTAAAAAAAGTAAACGCTGTAATCGGATCTACCCCCAATGTTACCAATTATGCTAGAAGTTATGCACCGCTTTCACTTAAGTATTTTACTATTCCTTATGGAATAAATATGACGCAATTTAGAGAAAATATAAGTAATAAATACATTTATCGTCAGAAATATAATATTCAAAATGACAAGATAGTAATACTTTTTAGTGGTCGGTTCGAGCACATAAAGGGAATTATAGAGTTTGCGAGTGCAATAAAACTTCTTTTTATAAACAACCCTAACATAGAAGTAGTCATCGTAGGCGAAGGTTCCCTAAAAGATAGAGTTTACTCAATGTTGAGCGATATCCCAAATGTACATTTGCTTAAATGGCAACCTCAAGATAAATTACACGAAATCTATCTACTTTCAGATATGTTTGTCATCTGTTCCAAAACTGAAGGATTGCCTATTGCCTTGCTGGAAGCGATGGCGGCTTCGCTGCATATCTTATATACACCAGTTGGTGGCATACCTGATGTCCTAAAAGAGTATGCTTCAAAAACACTCATTCCCAGAAGCACTGTGGAAGATATATACAATGCTCTCAGAAAATCAATTACAGATTATGATAAATTTGACAAGGGGCAATCAAATACGGGTAATGTATTAGATTGGAAGGAAGTCGCAATAGAAACCGATAAGGCCTATAAACAAATTATTGGATTTTCTTCATGATATTATCAGTTTTTTAATTTTGTCATCACGATTCTCTATTTAGTCAAATGTTTATGGAATAGTAATAATATTGTAAGATTATGCACATCTTATCTGATCTTAGTTAATTCGGATATGCTAAAAAAAACAGACTCAGTCAGTAAA
Coding sequences:
- a CDS encoding glycosyltransferase family 4 protein, with translation MLSCCKYFTFDNSVGHERSVNPNINAWLIINPAFISNMNTNFKVLHVTPLYMPKIGGVSIYVSNLATQLKDLNYDITIIAPKHIRKEIVPTDPPNIIRVPSIYFPDWPLPLKSASIPLDGGKKISKIIQRGCFDLIHIHGHVFPISLMAIDLAYKYKIPCILSILGTFGLNPHSLGGKLGLEKTFNKLFFSRALKKVNAVIGSTPNVTNYARSYAPLSLKYFTIPYGINMTQFRENISNKYIYRQKYNIQNDKIVILFSGRFEHIKGIIEFASAIKLLFINNPNIEVVIVGEGSLKDRVYSMLSDIPNVHLLKWQPQDKLHEIYLLSDMFVICSKTEGLPIALLEAMAASLHILYTPVGGIPDVLKEYASKTLIPRSTVEDIYNALRKSITDYDKFDKGQSNTGNVLDWKEVAIETDKAYKQIIGFSS
- a CDS encoding NAD-dependent epimerase/dehydratase family protein, yielding MKVLITGENGFIGKRLKQHFQRLGVDIFSNYNVNDTNVNINKQINILEKEKLDRLQGNIDVIIHLASKTSIPLSLADPYDTYYTNIIGTLNILEFARNKDINNIINVSTYVYGRPLYNPIDENHPVNPHSPYNKSKLLAEELCSNYSKDYKLNIVTLRPFYIYGPLSKPLSFLPTIIHQIKTTGKAILSQKNTKRDFLYIDDFVKLILRIINDFPNGYNVYNVGSGKSNSLEDVIEILEKNMQRKVSIDYDESIRPNDILEMVADIRKVSNKFSWEPEIDLEEGLKRLLSN